A region from the Rufibacter sp. DG15C genome encodes:
- a CDS encoding TonB-dependent receptor, which translates to MKRPLLFIFLSFFCLTSLYAQETLTVKGKVTGGDANEALIGASVLVKGSTNGSNTDVNGEYTINNVPSNATLVISYLGFATQEVPVNGRSNINVTMQAAANELQQVVVIGYGTQEKRDVTGSIVSLKAEEFEDTPAPNPLNSIQGKAAGVLITNNGSPGAAPTIRIRGIGSLNAGTTPLYVVDGIFANNIDFVNPNDIASMEILKDASSLAIFGLQGANGVIIVTTKRAKKGETNINFNSYAGIQRVAKKIDVANAAQFKQLYNEQLANLGQAPFDFDFNGYTADTDWQDQILRENAFINNNSLSITSGTERNAASFSLNYFNQDGLVKYDSYKRYTAHLRDEFTVNENLKVGADISLFRWDRTPATGGILNSLWAAPVYSPYHSSGAYNSGPSFQRAQVGNPVAFMEIYKGTTVSNGYRFVGSAFGEVKFLKAFTWRSTFYTDLGFNQERGYSPIFSVGFGDQRAQFNDISGVRQNKATFTSWQQDHTLTYSKTFNEKHDFTVLLGATAQYRADDNLGGSTQGLTTPIPNNPDFWFLDISNDLEAERNFGNAGEEALASAFFRVNYAFANKYLLNVSLRRDGTSRFGPNNQFDNFPAVGAGWVISDESFMQNQKYVDFLKLKASWGRQGNQNISNRYAIYPVLNSGVSAVFGENVYPAAVPEYVPNPFIQWEVTEGADAGVEVITLNNRLTIDADYYNRKTEKILVIVAPPAGAGIPPTFTNAASVLNKGFELSATWRDQKGDFGYSLSANATTVHNEVTSFGDNIGYELINGNSRTSLGYPIGAFYGYVQEGIYQSQDEIANSPASAVPVSPGDIKFKDLTGDNIIDNKDRTFLGSPTPDFIYGASLNLNYKGFELGLDVQGVAGNYIYNNRIAANFSILNYEARRLDRWTGPGTSNKEPILDNTRSQNFRPSDYYLEKGDYFRIRNLTLGYNLPGGVLNMLKLKGAKVYVNAQNLKTFTKATGYSPEVGGGVLESGVDNGTYPVPVIFTGGVNINF; encoded by the coding sequence ATGAAGAGACCTCTACTTTTTATATTCTTAAGCTTCTTTTGTCTAACCTCTTTGTATGCCCAGGAAACCCTGACGGTAAAGGGGAAAGTGACGGGTGGAGATGCCAATGAAGCCCTCATTGGTGCCAGCGTGCTGGTGAAGGGAAGCACTAACGGCTCCAATACAGATGTGAATGGGGAGTATACCATTAACAACGTTCCTTCCAATGCTACACTGGTCATCAGCTATCTTGGGTTTGCCACGCAAGAGGTTCCAGTGAACGGTAGGTCAAATATTAATGTGACCATGCAGGCCGCTGCCAATGAACTACAGCAAGTAGTGGTGATAGGCTATGGCACGCAAGAAAAAAGAGACGTTACGGGCTCCATTGTGTCTTTAAAAGCCGAAGAGTTTGAGGACACTCCTGCTCCTAACCCATTGAATTCCATTCAAGGGAAGGCGGCTGGAGTCTTGATCACTAACAACGGCTCTCCTGGGGCAGCACCTACCATCCGGATTAGAGGGATTGGTTCCTTGAATGCAGGAACTACCCCGCTGTATGTAGTGGACGGTATTTTTGCCAATAACATTGACTTCGTGAACCCTAATGACATTGCATCCATGGAGATACTGAAGGATGCCTCTTCGTTGGCCATCTTCGGGTTACAGGGTGCCAACGGGGTTATCATTGTTACTACCAAGCGGGCCAAGAAAGGGGAGACCAACATCAACTTTAACTCCTATGCCGGTATTCAACGGGTGGCCAAAAAGATTGACGTGGCCAATGCCGCCCAATTTAAGCAGCTCTACAATGAACAGTTGGCCAACTTAGGACAGGCACCCTTTGACTTTGATTTTAACGGCTATACCGCAGACACAGACTGGCAGGACCAGATTCTGCGCGAGAACGCCTTCATTAACAACAATAGCCTCAGCATCACCAGCGGCACAGAACGTAACGCGGCCAGCTTTAGCCTCAACTATTTTAACCAAGACGGGTTGGTGAAGTATGATTCTTACAAACGCTACACCGCTCACTTACGCGATGAGTTCACCGTAAATGAAAACCTGAAAGTAGGGGCAGATATCAGCTTGTTCCGGTGGGACAGAACGCCGGCCACGGGAGGCATCTTGAATTCTCTGTGGGCAGCACCTGTCTATTCGCCGTACCATTCTTCGGGGGCATACAACTCAGGTCCTTCTTTCCAGAGAGCGCAGGTGGGCAACCCGGTAGCGTTCATGGAGATTTACAAAGGTACCACTGTCAGCAATGGGTACCGGTTTGTAGGTTCAGCCTTCGGCGAAGTGAAGTTTCTGAAAGCCTTTACCTGGCGCTCTACGTTTTACACAGACCTAGGCTTTAACCAGGAGCGAGGCTACTCACCCATTTTCTCAGTAGGCTTTGGTGACCAGCGCGCGCAGTTCAATGACATTAGCGGGGTAAGACAAAACAAGGCCACCTTTACCAGCTGGCAGCAGGACCATACCCTTACCTATTCCAAGACCTTTAATGAAAAGCATGACTTCACGGTGTTGTTGGGCGCCACGGCCCAGTACAGAGCAGACGACAACCTGGGCGGTTCTACGCAGGGCTTAACTACGCCCATCCCCAATAACCCAGATTTCTGGTTCCTGGACATCAGCAATGACCTGGAAGCCGAGCGCAACTTTGGCAACGCCGGCGAAGAAGCCTTAGCCTCTGCCTTCTTCAGGGTTAATTACGCCTTTGCCAACAAGTACCTGTTAAACGTGTCATTACGCCGGGATGGAACCTCGCGCTTTGGACCAAATAACCAGTTTGACAACTTTCCGGCGGTAGGCGCGGGTTGGGTAATCTCTGATGAGTCCTTTATGCAGAACCAGAAATATGTAGACTTTCTTAAGTTGAAAGCCTCTTGGGGTAGACAAGGCAATCAAAACATCAGCAACAGATATGCCATTTATCCGGTCCTTAACTCTGGGGTATCTGCCGTGTTTGGAGAGAATGTGTATCCGGCGGCGGTGCCAGAGTATGTTCCTAATCCATTCATTCAATGGGAAGTGACCGAAGGCGCCGATGCCGGTGTGGAGGTAATTACGCTCAACAATCGGTTAACCATAGATGCAGACTATTATAACCGCAAGACAGAGAAGATTTTGGTGATAGTGGCTCCGCCTGCCGGCGCAGGTATTCCGCCTACTTTCACCAACGCGGCTAGCGTGTTGAACAAAGGCTTTGAATTATCCGCTACCTGGCGTGATCAGAAAGGAGACTTTGGTTACAGTTTAAGTGCCAACGCCACCACGGTTCACAATGAGGTGACTTCATTTGGAGACAATATTGGCTATGAATTAATAAATGGCAACTCCAGAACTTCTTTGGGTTATCCTATTGGGGCTTTTTACGGCTATGTGCAGGAGGGAATTTACCAATCACAAGATGAGATTGCCAATTCACCGGCCAGCGCCGTGCCAGTTTCTCCGGGAGACATCAAGTTCAAGGACCTTACCGGAGACAATATCATTGACAACAAGGACAGAACCTTCCTAGGGTCACCAACACCAGACTTTATCTATGGGGCTTCGCTCAACCTAAATTACAAAGGTTTTGAATTAGGCTTGGATGTGCAAGGAGTAGCCGGCAACTACATTTACAACAACAGAATTGCTGCCAACTTCTCTATTCTTAACTATGAGGCCCGTCGTTTAGACCGCTGGACCGGTCCGGGCACTTCTAACAAAGAGCCAATCTTGGACAATACCCGTTCCCAGAACTTCAGGCCGTCAGACTACTACCTAGAGAAAGGGGATTACTTCAGAATCAGGAACCTCACACTGGGCTACAACTTGCCGGGCGGGGTACTAAACATGCTCAAACTAAAGGGTGCCAAAGTATATGTAAATGCCCAGAACCTGAAAACCTTTACCAAAGCCACGGGCTATTCTCCTGAAGTGGGCGGCGGCGTGTTGGAGTCTGGCGTGGACAACGGTACCTACCCGGTTCCGGTTATTTTCACAGGTGGTGTAAACATTAATTTCTAA
- a CDS encoding triple tyrosine motif-containing protein, whose translation MLFWAVSLTSAQAESTQNFSFPFVQNYSKLLYQSGNQNWSITEGRNRVKYFGNSEGLLAFDGNHWQLYRMPNKVIVRAVAANASEDKVYAGGFGEFGYWHYNDKGRFVYRSLINLIPKEHGLKDEIWKIHVEKDRVLFQSFSGIYIYEKGKIQVVKGEQSLLFLLKAKNRYFVEVLGKGLYELKNNQLAFIPGSAFLGDAHVLSVLPLQGNSFLIGTAKNGLFLYDEAGIRPWANDANDFLKTNQLNNGVLLKDNSLAFGTILNGVIILDKQGKVLHKINKASGLQNNTVLSLFADQEQNLWAGLDNGVDRVEVDSPFYFYFDKTGKFGTVYSSLIHGGNIYLGTNQGLFYSEWPAQKNQSYQSLDFKIIEGSQGQVWELSLLGGQLLCGHNEGTFQVVGNQLRKLSDYKGGWAIKKLASEEETLIQGTYTGLVLYRKDAQGNWVLSHKIEGFGEPSRYVEQDNNGHIWVSHAYKGLYKLSLSSDLKKVESLQYYNQKQGLPADYRINTFRLDGRIVFTSDAGFYIYDAISDSFSKYTELNKKLGPFATSNRIIKAAGTQYWFINHGQVALVDMPKAGTVNVSANQFTMLSGHMVEYYENISRISNSIYLISIDEGFVVYNADLRFARRKAMPQVLIRKVQHSVEDKALLTEAATFPLTIPYKRNSLSISFALPYFSQMKPQFQYYLEGYSQRWSDWSSTTQKEFINLAQGEYRFLVRARVEDGAVSPVTAFKFTVGPPWFATYWALLGYVLLGSALVYLFRYLYQIKLRKDKARIEMRLEQEKEEALRREALLNEQKLVRLRNEQLESELATKSRELANSALSIVSKNELLNGIREEILQLKDASGKKLAPEQLKKLQKVIEEGMDTDYDWNLFESSFNEAHENYFKKLKAVHPELTPKDLKLCAYLRLNMNSKEIATLLNITVRSVEISRYRLRKKLNLDHEKNLVEFLMEV comes from the coding sequence ATGCTATTTTGGGCTGTCTCCTTGACAAGCGCGCAGGCAGAGTCTACCCAGAATTTTAGCTTTCCTTTCGTTCAGAACTACTCCAAGCTGCTCTACCAGTCGGGCAACCAGAACTGGTCCATCACTGAGGGGCGCAACCGGGTAAAGTACTTCGGGAACTCAGAGGGGCTGCTGGCCTTTGACGGCAACCACTGGCAGCTCTACAGAATGCCCAATAAGGTGATTGTGCGGGCTGTGGCGGCAAATGCAAGCGAGGACAAAGTTTATGCCGGTGGTTTCGGGGAGTTTGGGTACTGGCATTACAATGACAAAGGCCGCTTCGTCTACCGCTCTTTAATTAACCTAATTCCCAAAGAACACGGCCTCAAAGACGAAATCTGGAAAATACACGTGGAGAAGGACCGCGTGCTGTTCCAGTCCTTCTCTGGTATCTATATTTATGAGAAGGGCAAAATACAGGTAGTCAAAGGCGAGCAAAGTCTACTCTTTCTCCTAAAGGCCAAGAACCGCTACTTTGTGGAGGTCTTGGGCAAAGGCCTCTATGAACTCAAGAATAACCAACTGGCCTTTATTCCGGGGAGTGCTTTTTTGGGTGATGCCCACGTGTTGTCGGTGCTGCCCTTGCAGGGAAACTCTTTCCTGATAGGCACTGCCAAAAACGGCTTGTTTCTGTACGACGAGGCGGGAATCAGGCCTTGGGCCAATGACGCCAATGACTTCCTCAAAACCAACCAGCTCAACAATGGGGTTCTTTTAAAGGACAATTCCCTGGCTTTTGGTACCATCCTCAACGGGGTGATCATCCTGGATAAACAGGGCAAGGTCCTCCACAAAATCAACAAGGCCAGCGGGTTGCAGAACAACACCGTGCTGAGCCTGTTCGCGGACCAGGAGCAGAACCTGTGGGCGGGCCTGGACAATGGCGTGGACAGGGTAGAAGTGGATTCACCATTTTACTTCTACTTTGACAAGACCGGTAAGTTTGGCACTGTGTATTCCAGTTTGATACATGGCGGCAACATCTACTTGGGCACCAACCAAGGACTCTTTTACAGTGAGTGGCCGGCGCAGAAAAACCAGTCCTATCAATCCCTGGACTTTAAAATCATAGAAGGCTCACAGGGGCAGGTGTGGGAACTATCCTTGTTGGGCGGGCAGCTGCTCTGCGGCCACAATGAAGGCACGTTCCAGGTAGTGGGGAACCAGCTGCGCAAACTCTCAGATTACAAGGGCGGCTGGGCAATCAAAAAACTAGCCTCTGAGGAAGAGACGCTCATCCAGGGCACCTACACCGGCTTGGTCCTCTACCGGAAAGACGCCCAGGGCAATTGGGTCCTGTCCCATAAAATAGAAGGATTTGGGGAGCCTTCAAGGTACGTAGAGCAGGACAACAACGGCCACATCTGGGTGAGTCATGCCTATAAGGGACTGTATAAGCTGTCCCTGAGCTCAGACCTGAAAAAGGTAGAATCTCTGCAATACTACAACCAGAAACAAGGCCTGCCCGCCGACTACCGCATCAATACGTTCAGGCTGGACGGACGCATTGTCTTCACCTCAGACGCAGGCTTTTATATTTATGATGCCATCAGCGACTCCTTTTCCAAATACACAGAACTCAATAAGAAGTTGGGGCCTTTTGCCACGTCTAACCGCATCATAAAAGCAGCGGGGACCCAGTACTGGTTCATTAACCACGGCCAGGTGGCGCTGGTAGATATGCCAAAGGCCGGGACGGTGAATGTAAGCGCCAACCAGTTTACCATGCTCAGTGGGCACATGGTGGAGTATTATGAGAACATCAGCAGAATCAGCAACTCCATTTACCTCATTAGCATTGACGAGGGCTTTGTGGTGTACAACGCAGACCTGCGCTTCGCCCGAAGGAAGGCCATGCCGCAGGTGCTCATCAGAAAAGTGCAGCACAGCGTAGAAGACAAGGCCCTGCTCACCGAGGCAGCTACCTTTCCGCTTACCATCCCCTACAAACGCAACAGCCTGAGTATCTCCTTTGCGCTGCCCTATTTCAGTCAGATGAAGCCCCAGTTCCAGTACTACCTGGAGGGCTATTCCCAGCGCTGGTCAGATTGGTCTTCAACTACCCAGAAGGAGTTTATTAATCTGGCGCAGGGAGAGTACCGGTTCCTGGTGAGGGCCAGGGTAGAAGACGGTGCCGTATCACCAGTCACTGCCTTCAAGTTTACCGTGGGGCCGCCGTGGTTTGCCACCTATTGGGCGCTTTTGGGCTACGTATTGCTGGGCAGTGCTTTGGTGTATCTGTTCCGGTACTTATATCAAATAAAACTCAGGAAAGACAAGGCTCGCATAGAAATGCGCTTAGAGCAGGAGAAAGAAGAGGCGCTCCGCCGAGAGGCTCTGCTCAACGAACAAAAGCTGGTACGGCTGCGCAACGAGCAGCTGGAGTCTGAATTGGCCACCAAAAGCCGAGAGCTGGCCAACTCGGCCTTGAGCATTGTGTCAAAGAACGAGTTGCTCAACGGCATCAGAGAGGAAATCCTACAATTAAAGGACGCCTCTGGCAAGAAGCTGGCGCCTGAGCAGTTGAAGAAGCTGCAGAAGGTGATAGAAGAGGGCATGGACACAGACTATGACTGGAATTTGTTTGAGAGCAGTTTCAACGAGGCCCATGAGAACTATTTCAAAAAGTTGAAAGCCGTCCACCCAGAGCTCACCCCCAAAGACCTGAAGCTGTGTGCCTACCTGCGCCTGAACATGAACAGCAAAGAGATTGCCACGCTGCTAAACATCACCGTCCGGAGCGTAGAGATTAGCCGCTACCGCCTCCGGAAGAAGCTCAACCTAGACCATGAGAAGAATCTGGTGGAGTTCCTGATGGAAGTATAG
- a CDS encoding YjjG family noncanonical pyrimidine nucleotidase, protein MKKVKTYSHLFFDLDHTLWDFEKNSEETLVHLFHEFELHRLGDFTITDFYKKYSYINLRLWDLFHKGKIDQQELREKRFVKCLTGLGVAEEDVPVGLSEAYTDICPTKSAVFPFTHEVLGYLKQKYTLHIITNGFKDVQAIKLQSSNLTQYFSEVVTSECVNCTKPDRRIYQHALERAGVKASESLMIGDNLEADILGAMNAGLDQVFFNPERKRIPLKPTYEVACLSELKTFL, encoded by the coding sequence ATGAAAAAAGTAAAAACCTACAGCCACCTCTTCTTTGACCTGGACCATACCCTTTGGGACTTTGAGAAAAACTCAGAAGAGACGCTGGTGCACTTGTTTCATGAGTTTGAACTGCACCGCCTAGGCGACTTCACCATCACAGACTTTTATAAGAAGTACAGCTACATCAACCTCAGGCTTTGGGACCTGTTCCACAAGGGCAAGATTGACCAGCAGGAGCTACGGGAGAAACGCTTTGTAAAATGTCTTACCGGGTTGGGCGTGGCCGAAGAAGACGTGCCCGTAGGGCTGAGCGAGGCGTACACAGACATCTGTCCTACCAAGTCGGCGGTGTTTCCGTTTACGCATGAGGTGCTGGGCTACTTGAAGCAGAAATACACGCTGCACATTATCACCAACGGTTTTAAAGACGTGCAGGCCATTAAGCTACAATCGTCTAACCTGACGCAGTATTTCTCTGAGGTGGTCACGTCTGAGTGCGTGAACTGCACCAAGCCAGACCGCCGAATCTACCAGCACGCCCTGGAGCGCGCCGGCGTAAAGGCCAGTGAGAGCCTCATGATTGGCGACAACCTGGAGGCCGATATCCTGGGCGCCATGAACGCGGGCTTGGACCAGGTGTTCTTTAACCCTGAGCGTAAGCGCATTCCATTAAAGCCCACCTATGAGGTGGCCTGCCTGAGTGAGCTGAAAACGTTTTTATAA
- a CDS encoding metalloregulator ArsR/SmtB family transcription factor — MRLKHFNVNFGEQVFKAMSDASRIRILHLLLRNKELCIADMEMVLDFTQTKTSRHLIYLKNAGLVSFRKQDQWAFYAIKDEMLDLLQQMFGYLEKDQLLLHDQEVYQTLYSNRELAINRLQQRHFTGL, encoded by the coding sequence ATGAGGCTCAAACATTTCAACGTCAATTTCGGGGAACAAGTATTCAAGGCCATGAGCGATGCCTCGCGCATCCGCATTCTGCACCTGCTGCTGCGCAACAAAGAGCTCTGCATCGCGGACATGGAGATGGTGCTGGACTTCACCCAGACCAAGACCTCCCGCCACCTCATCTACCTCAAAAACGCCGGTCTGGTCTCCTTTCGGAAACAGGACCAGTGGGCCTTCTACGCCATCAAAGACGAAATGCTGGACCTCTTGCAGCAGATGTTCGGCTATCTGGAGAAGGACCAGCTGCTCTTGCATGACCAGGAAGTGTACCAGACCCTGTACTCCAACCGTGAGCTGGCCATCAACCGCCTGCAGCAGCGTCATTTTACGGGCTTGTAG
- a CDS encoding carboxypeptidase-like regulatory domain-containing protein translates to MQTFSSVFTQSIGRRWRLLFTFSALLFFSWGFSLSTTHAQGGKKVIQLTGVVAAGDSLLGIPGASVYVPKAGRGTTTNEYGFFSLPVLAGDSVVISSLGFAKQSIIIPANFEKQSYSVIIEMLEDPTVLAEIKVFPYATFREFTQAVMAIKLPSQDVDQQTAMSSQILAQMYKNTPMDGNANHQNYMNLQNQQMLRRGGYNPGATNPLLNPVAWYQVIQAIKRGDFKKKE, encoded by the coding sequence ATGCAGACTTTCTCTTCCGTTTTTACCCAATCCATTGGCCGCAGGTGGCGCTTGCTTTTCACGTTTAGTGCACTTTTGTTCTTCTCCTGGGGCTTCTCTCTTAGCACAACACATGCCCAAGGCGGCAAAAAGGTCATCCAGCTAACCGGCGTAGTAGCCGCCGGCGACAGCCTTTTAGGAATACCAGGCGCCAGCGTGTACGTGCCCAAGGCCGGCAGAGGCACCACTACCAACGAGTATGGCTTCTTCTCGCTTCCAGTGCTGGCCGGCGACAGCGTAGTGATTAGCTCACTTGGGTTTGCCAAGCAGTCCATCATCATTCCGGCCAATTTTGAGAAGCAGAGTTATTCTGTGATCATTGAGATGCTGGAAGATCCTACCGTGCTGGCCGAGATCAAGGTGTTCCCGTATGCCACCTTTAGGGAGTTCACTCAGGCGGTCATGGCCATTAAACTACCGTCACAGGACGTAGACCAACAGACGGCTATGAGCTCCCAGATTCTGGCCCAGATGTACAAGAACACGCCTATGGATGGCAATGCCAACCACCAGAACTACATGAACCTGCAAAACCAGCAGATGCTACGCAGAGGCGGTTACAACCCAGGGGCCACCAATCCATTGCTCAACCCGGTTGCCTGGTACCAAGTGATCCAAGCCATCAAACGTGGCGATTTCAAGAAGAAGGAGTAG
- a CDS encoding M1 family metallopeptidase translates to MKKFLLASGLLLSALAPVLAQETIDKSKFRQLAQELPTPNTYRSASGAPGHEYWQQRADYNIKAELNDDNQSLTGSETITYTNLSPDVLTYLWVQLDQNIFEKNSMTSLTRTNSVPARAPFSTAEALAEQTFDGGYKIKSVKDANGKALPYTINFTMMRIDLPQPLRPKQSVKFSIDWTNLINDQKKQGGRGGYEFFPEDGNYEYQMAQWFPRMAVYDDVNGWQHKQFLGTGEFALPFGDYKVSLTVPADHVVASTGELQNEDVLTSTQRNRLAQAKKANKPVLIVTPEEALKAEKSKAKGKKTWTFVAKDVRDFAWASSRKFIWDAMNVNYAGKNTLAMSYYPKEGNPLWGQYSTEVVAHTIKVYSKFTIDYPYPVAISVHGAVGGMEYPMISFNGGRPEKDGSYTERTKYGMISVIIHEVGHNFFPMIINSDERQWTWMDEGLNTFVQYLAEQEWQRDYPSSRGEARNMTTYMKMDKAMQQPIMTNSESISQLGNNAYGKPATALNILRETVLGRKLFDYAFKEYARRWAFKHPMPADFFRTMEDASGTDLDWFWRGWFYTTDYVEQELTGVKWYSVDTKNPQVENTRKREEINAAPLSISQQRNLQEIPKTLLDTKPELKDFYNNYDPLAVTPESQATYQKYVQSLSPEEKAILEKGLNFYEVGLRNNGGLVMPVVMQMTFSDGTNQIVRIPAEIWRYNEQEVTKVFVTEKPVVSFVLDPFQETADIDMSNNAYPARMAPSRFELFKQQPQGVTPNPLQQQMQRQQQTRPQGNQ, encoded by the coding sequence ATGAAGAAGTTCTTACTCGCCTCGGGGCTGCTGTTAAGCGCTTTGGCCCCGGTTTTGGCGCAGGAAACCATTGATAAGTCCAAATTCAGGCAGCTGGCCCAGGAATTACCCACTCCTAACACCTACCGTTCGGCTTCGGGCGCGCCCGGCCATGAGTACTGGCAACAACGCGCCGACTACAACATCAAAGCCGAACTGAACGATGACAACCAGTCCTTGACCGGCTCTGAGACCATCACCTACACCAACCTGTCTCCGGACGTGCTCACCTACCTGTGGGTGCAGTTGGACCAGAACATCTTTGAGAAGAACTCCATGACCAGCCTCACGCGTACCAACTCGGTGCCGGCGCGGGCGCCGTTCAGCACGGCAGAGGCCTTGGCAGAACAGACCTTTGACGGCGGGTATAAAATCAAATCGGTGAAGGACGCCAACGGCAAAGCCTTGCCCTACACCATCAACTTCACCATGATGCGCATTGACCTGCCTCAGCCGCTACGGCCCAAGCAGTCTGTGAAGTTCTCCATTGACTGGACCAACCTCATTAATGACCAAAAGAAGCAAGGCGGTCGCGGGGGCTATGAGTTTTTCCCCGAAGACGGCAACTACGAGTACCAGATGGCGCAGTGGTTCCCGCGCATGGCTGTCTATGATGACGTGAATGGCTGGCAGCACAAGCAGTTCCTGGGCACGGGTGAGTTCGCCCTGCCGTTCGGGGATTACAAAGTGAGCCTGACCGTTCCTGCTGACCACGTGGTAGCTTCTACCGGTGAGCTGCAGAACGAAGACGTCTTGACTTCTACGCAACGCAACCGTTTGGCCCAAGCCAAGAAAGCCAACAAGCCAGTGTTGATTGTGACGCCAGAAGAGGCCCTGAAAGCAGAGAAATCTAAAGCGAAAGGTAAAAAGACCTGGACGTTTGTGGCCAAAGACGTGCGCGACTTCGCGTGGGCGTCTAGCCGCAAGTTCATCTGGGATGCCATGAACGTAAACTACGCCGGCAAGAACACGCTGGCCATGAGCTATTATCCTAAAGAAGGCAACCCGTTGTGGGGCCAATACTCCACAGAAGTAGTGGCGCACACCATCAAAGTCTACTCCAAGTTCACGATTGACTATCCGTATCCGGTGGCCATCTCGGTGCACGGCGCCGTGGGCGGGATGGAGTACCCAATGATTTCGTTTAACGGCGGCCGTCCAGAGAAAGACGGTTCATATACGGAGCGCACCAAGTACGGCATGATTTCGGTGATTATCCATGAGGTGGGCCACAACTTCTTCCCGATGATCATCAACTCGGATGAGCGTCAGTGGACCTGGATGGACGAAGGCTTGAACACCTTCGTGCAATATCTAGCAGAGCAGGAATGGCAACGCGATTATCCGTCTAGCCGCGGTGAGGCCAGAAACATGACCACCTACATGAAGATGGACAAGGCTATGCAACAGCCTATCATGACCAACTCTGAGTCTATCTCTCAGCTAGGCAACAACGCTTACGGCAAGCCTGCCACCGCTTTGAACATCTTGCGTGAGACCGTATTGGGCCGCAAGCTGTTTGACTACGCCTTTAAAGAATACGCGCGCCGTTGGGCCTTCAAGCACCCAATGCCCGCAGACTTCTTTAGAACCATGGAAGACGCGTCTGGCACGGACCTGGATTGGTTCTGGAGAGGCTGGTTCTACACCACAGACTACGTGGAACAAGAACTGACTGGCGTGAAGTGGTACTCCGTAGACACCAAGAACCCCCAGGTTGAGAACACCAGAAAGCGGGAGGAAATCAACGCCGCGCCGTTGAGCATTTCGCAGCAGCGTAACCTGCAGGAAATCCCGAAGACCTTGCTGGACACCAAGCCAGAGCTGAAGGACTTCTACAACAACTATGACCCCTTGGCGGTAACACCAGAAAGCCAAGCCACTTACCAGAAATACGTACAGTCCTTAAGCCCCGAAGAAAAGGCCATTCTGGAAAAAGGCCTCAACTTCTATGAAGTGGGCTTGCGCAACAACGGTGGCTTAGTAATGCCGGTAGTAATGCAAATGACCTTCTCTGACGGAACCAACCAGATTGTGCGCATACCGGCAGAGATCTGGCGCTACAATGAGCAGGAAGTGACCAAGGTGTTCGTGACTGAGAAACCGGTGGTGAGCTTCGTCCTGGACCCGTTCCAAGAAACCGCTGACATTGACATGAGCAACAATGCGTACCCGGCCCGCATGGCGCCTTCGCGCTTTGAACTGTTCAAGCAGCAGCCGCAGGGCGTCACGCCAAACCCTCTGCAACAGCAGATGCAACGCCAACAGCAAACACGCCCGCAAGGGAATCAATAG
- a CDS encoding DnaJ domain-containing protein: MLAESYRVLQVPFGTQMPEVRRAYRQLVLQYHPDRNREAGAQEMFLRVQAAYEFLQGYHSRPLYSYAPPVVPTEPAKSKAEQDWEKYQYVYEPPADPKEFAAWAEVGKERVRRQAKKDHEAYIRRTLAMKTKWWYHLARSVSYVVLVFGAVFGLAVLVTPFLFAWAGYFYHPYYYKFIVLGVIILPIGLRVLQMMKSLKEDIAYYFGENLNEQN, encoded by the coding sequence ATGCTGGCGGAGTCATACAGAGTGTTGCAAGTTCCTTTTGGCACGCAGATGCCAGAGGTGAGGCGCGCCTATAGACAGCTGGTTTTACAATACCACCCCGACAGAAACCGCGAGGCGGGCGCGCAGGAGATGTTCCTGCGGGTACAGGCCGCCTATGAGTTTCTGCAGGGCTATCATTCCCGGCCTTTATATTCGTATGCGCCACCCGTGGTGCCTACAGAGCCTGCCAAATCCAAAGCCGAGCAAGACTGGGAGAAGTACCAATACGTCTACGAGCCGCCCGCAGACCCCAAGGAGTTTGCAGCCTGGGCCGAGGTAGGGAAGGAGCGCGTGCGGCGGCAGGCCAAAAAAGACCATGAAGCTTACATCCGGCGTACTCTGGCCATGAAAACCAAATGGTGGTACCACCTGGCGCGGTCCGTTAGTTATGTAGTGTTGGTGTTTGGCGCGGTGTTTGGCCTGGCGGTGCTGGTGACGCCTTTCCTGTTTGCCTGGGCGGGCTATTTCTACCATCCCTATTATTACAAGTTCATTGTCTTGGGCGTGATTATCCTTCCCATTGGTCTGCGCGTGTTGCAGATGATGAAGTCCCTGAAAGAGGACATCGCCTATTACTTCGGGGAAAACCTGAATGAGCAAAATTAA